A window of the Pyrodictium abyssi genome harbors these coding sequences:
- a CDS encoding MGMT family protein, translating into MSWKDPSSRRDLVYLLLSMVPIGYTITYGTLAELTGTSPRAIGVYMKTNSELIVVPCHRVLATKGLGGFSRGLEFKAKLLRIEDALDDTGHPKRLIRTVDEFWGVLDAHGFPLNVEIDP; encoded by the coding sequence GTGAGCTGGAAGGACCCGTCCTCACGCAGGGATCTCGTGTACTTGCTTCTCAGCATGGTACCAATAGGCTACACTATAACGTACGGTACACTAGCCGAGCTTACAGGCACCTCACCGCGGGCCATAGGTGTGTACATGAAAACGAACAGTGAGCTCATAGTTGTCCCATGCCACCGTGTGCTTGCTACAAAAGGATTAGGGGGCTTTAGCAGGGGACTAGAGTTCAAGGCTAAGCTTCTGAGGATAGAAGACGCGCTAGACGATACCGGCCATCCAAAAAGGCTGATACGAACCGTTGACGAGTTCTGGGGTGTGCTCGACGCCCATGGGTTCCCGCTCAATGTAGAGATAGACCCCTAA
- the twy1 gene encoding 4-demethylwyosine synthase TYW1, translating into MDFRPRTVRNKRWKYRISDFPEPYRSLYRILERQGYIIVGRHSVVKKCHWTHAALVENRFCYKCKFYGIESHRDIQMSPAALWCWNACLHCWRLRPTDTIRWDDTKLPWVDDPDLIAEGSIEAHRESLMGYWGHPKADERMKRLLEEAMNPVHVAISLTGEPTLYPRLGELIQEYHKRGLTTFLVTRGVRPDVLANLEEEPTQLYISLEAWDKKSYNEFDKPLVPRAWELTLETLEMLPSFSSITVIRFTLVRSFNMHETALKAWAKLVEIAQPTYIEFKSYMHVGAARHRLSSKDMLRHIEVLAFAKKFADITGYKILSQQIESRVVLLSRIDKPIRVGKGCEGEIDRERDKLEEMLDMLKIDSSLDEVEYKMVLEQKI; encoded by the coding sequence CTGGACTTTAGACCCAGAACAGTACGCAATAAGAGGTGGAAATACCGTATCAGCGACTTTCCAGAACCCTACCGTAGCCTCTATCGTATCCTAGAGCGCCAGGGCTACATCATAGTAGGGAGGCACAGCGTTGTAAAGAAGTGCCACTGGACACACGCAGCGCTAGTCGAGAACAGGTTCTGCTACAAGTGTAAGTTCTACGGGATAGAGAGCCACCGTGATATACAGATGAGCCCCGCCGCGCTCTGGTGCTGGAATGCATGTCTACACTGCTGGAGACTACGCCCAACCGACACCATCCGCTGGGACGACACAAAGCTGCCATGGGTAGACGACCCCGACCTGATAGCGGAAGGAAGCATAGAGGCTCATAGAGAGTCGCTCATGGGCTACTGGGGACACCCTAAAGCAGATGAAAGGATGAAGCGCCTGCTAGAAGAGGCCATGAACCCAGTCCACGTTGCCATAAGCCTTACCGGCGAGCCAACACTGTATCCTCGACTTGGCGAACTGATACAAGAGTATCACAAGCGCGGCCTAACAACATTCCTAGTAACCCGCGGAGTACGCCCAGACGTTCTAGCTAACCTTGAGGAGGAGCCAACACAGCTCTACATTAGTCTAGAAGCATGGGACAAGAAGAGCTACAATGAGTTTGACAAGCCTCTAGTACCAAGGGCATGGGAGCTTACACTAGAGACACTAGAGATGCTACCAAGCTTCTCAAGCATAACCGTGATAAGGTTTACCCTAGTAAGGAGCTTCAACATGCATGAGACTGCGCTCAAAGCATGGGCTAAGCTTGTGGAAATCGCGCAACCAACATACATAGAGTTCAAGTCATACATGCACGTAGGAGCTGCACGCCACAGACTATCAAGCAAAGACATGCTGCGTCACATAGAGGTACTCGCATTCGCTAAGAAGTTTGCAGATATAACGGGGTACAAGATACTCTCACAGCAGATAGAGAGCAGGGTGGTGCTTCTATCACGAATAGATAAGCCCATTAGGGTAGGGAAAGGCTGCGAAGGCGAGATAGATAGAGAACGGGACAAACTTGAAGAAATGCTCGACATGCTGAAGATAGATTCTAGCCTAGATGAAGTGGAGTACAAGATGGTACTGGAACAGAAAATCTAG
- the gcvPA gene encoding aminomethyl-transferring glycine dehydrogenase subunit GcvPA: protein MRLPWAPAANEKDRREMLRRIGIDDVMELYKDVPRKIVLEKPPGIGFGRQLSEWELRRIVDSMLRKNKVYTDPPPFLGGGVCFHTIPAVVDAIVSRNEFYTAYTPYQPEINQGLLQAFFEYQSLMADLLEMDVANVSMYDWSTAAAEAILAAMRVTKRRKVVVAGNIHPERMEVIKTWLLGKDVNIQLVGFDRETGRVDLEQLENIVDNNTAAVYVEVPNFFGVIEDGVDAIAEVAHKRKALFIVGVDPLSLGIVRPPGSYGADIVVGDAQPLGLGLNYGGPYLGIFATRWDRKLVRQMPGRLIGLTKTIDGKEYGFTMILQTREQHIRREKATSNITSNEALMAVAAAAYMVLLGGSGLRELARSIWLRSHYAAKRLAEFEGVESPLFGGEFFKEFVVKFPKPYHTVHRMLLEKGILGGLPLADKPPLMDDCSALFCVTEAHSMKDIDRLVEAIGEAL, encoded by the coding sequence TTGAGGCTCCCATGGGCCCCGGCAGCTAATGAGAAGGATCGCAGAGAAATGCTTAGACGTATAGGCATCGACGACGTGATGGAGCTCTACAAGGATGTTCCCCGCAAAATAGTACTCGAAAAACCGCCAGGCATCGGCTTCGGGCGTCAGCTCTCCGAATGGGAGCTTAGAAGGATCGTAGACTCAATGCTCCGCAAAAACAAGGTCTATACCGACCCACCGCCCTTCCTTGGAGGAGGAGTCTGCTTCCATACAATCCCGGCCGTCGTGGACGCTATAGTCTCTCGAAACGAGTTCTACACAGCATACACACCGTACCAGCCCGAGATAAACCAGGGCCTCCTCCAAGCATTCTTCGAGTACCAGAGTCTTATGGCCGACCTTCTTGAGATGGATGTGGCAAACGTGTCTATGTATGATTGGAGTACTGCTGCAGCAGAGGCCATACTGGCAGCCATGCGTGTGACGAAGAGGAGGAAGGTAGTAGTGGCAGGGAACATACACCCAGAGCGCATGGAGGTAATAAAGACATGGCTTCTAGGTAAGGATGTCAACATACAACTCGTAGGTTTCGACCGTGAGACAGGTAGAGTAGACCTAGAACAGTTGGAGAACATAGTAGATAACAACACTGCCGCAGTATATGTCGAGGTTCCAAACTTCTTCGGAGTCATTGAAGACGGTGTTGACGCTATAGCCGAGGTAGCACATAAGAGGAAGGCCCTGTTCATAGTAGGTGTTGACCCTCTGAGCCTCGGCATAGTACGCCCACCGGGGAGTTATGGAGCCGACATAGTTGTCGGCGATGCCCAGCCGCTAGGACTGGGTCTAAACTACGGGGGCCCGTACCTAGGGATATTCGCTACGCGGTGGGACAGGAAGCTAGTAAGACAGATGCCTGGCCGTCTGATAGGGCTGACGAAGACTATTGATGGCAAAGAGTACGGCTTTACGATGATTCTACAGACCCGTGAACAACACATCCGCCGCGAGAAGGCGACATCGAACATAACAAGCAACGAGGCACTAATGGCGGTAGCTGCTGCAGCGTACATGGTCCTTCTCGGAGGTAGCGGGCTACGTGAGCTGGCCCGGAGTATTTGGCTACGCAGCCATTATGCCGCCAAGAGGCTCGCCGAGTTTGAGGGAGTAGAGTCGCCGTTGTTCGGCGGGGAGTTCTTCAAGGAGTTCGTCGTGAAGTTCCCGAAGCCCTACCATACTGTACACAGGATGCTCCTCGAGAAGGGGATACTCGGTGGCCTCCCATTAGCGGATAAGCCCCCACTCATGGACGACTGTTCTGCGCTTTTCTGCGTCACAGAGGCTCACAGCATGAAGGACATAGACAGGCTTGTAGAAGCCATAGGTGAGGCTCTATGA
- the metG gene encoding methionine--tRNA ligase, giving the protein MARWVVTSAWPYVNNVPHLGNLIGSILSADVFARYLRLRGEDVVFVSGSDEHGTPIEIEAIRRGVDPKQLTDQAHEYVSKLIREYRISFDNYTRTESPVHKSFVQEFMMKLYQNGYIFEQDDVLPYCPRDGMFLPDRFVVGTCPYCGFEKAYGDQCDNCGRLLHPTELKNPRCAICGGPVEFRKSRHWFFDLPKLQEKLLRWLQESRLPPNVKNYSMNWVKEGLKPRSVTRDNKWGIPAPFPGAEGKTIYVWFDALLGYVSATKEYGIREKGDEEFWKRYWFDSETRTVYFIGKDNIPFHAIILPAMFMASGDPYTLPWYISSTEYLMYEGEQFSKSRRWGIWMDEALELLPADYWRFALIKMRPETKDTNFTWSEFTRIVNSDMNDDIGNFVHRVLKFIKSRFGNKVPEPGEIKDLDKEYLDYILAAPSRVGSYIESFRLKQALEEVVELARRGNQYLNAKAPWEKIKTDPQDAATTMYVAANAVAELAVLLAPFTPDAAERLWKMLNMEGSVHEPGRWLEASKPLLNPGHTLGEPEPLFRKLPSDFPEKVHELLAEARKKVMEKRPPLLRW; this is encoded by the coding sequence ATGGCACGATGGGTAGTCACATCTGCCTGGCCATACGTAAACAATGTACCACACTTAGGCAACCTGATAGGCTCTATACTCTCAGCCGACGTGTTTGCCCGCTACCTAAGGCTCCGCGGAGAAGACGTGGTATTCGTGAGCGGCAGCGACGAGCATGGGACTCCTATAGAGATAGAGGCTATACGTAGGGGTGTTGATCCCAAGCAGCTCACCGACCAGGCTCACGAGTATGTCTCCAAGCTTATCCGGGAGTACCGCATAAGCTTCGACAACTACACTCGCACCGAGAGCCCTGTCCACAAGAGCTTCGTCCAGGAGTTCATGATGAAGCTCTACCAGAACGGCTATATCTTCGAGCAGGACGATGTGCTCCCCTACTGTCCTCGCGACGGAATGTTTCTCCCCGACCGCTTCGTCGTAGGCACCTGCCCCTATTGTGGCTTCGAGAAGGCCTACGGAGACCAGTGCGACAACTGCGGACGGCTACTACACCCAACCGAGCTAAAGAACCCTAGATGCGCCATATGTGGAGGCCCCGTGGAGTTCAGGAAGAGTCGCCACTGGTTCTTCGACCTCCCCAAGCTACAGGAGAAGCTGCTACGCTGGCTCCAGGAGTCCCGTCTACCGCCCAACGTTAAGAACTACAGCATGAACTGGGTCAAAGAGGGGCTTAAGCCGCGTAGCGTCACCCGCGACAACAAGTGGGGGATACCAGCGCCATTCCCCGGTGCAGAGGGTAAGACAATCTATGTCTGGTTCGACGCGCTTCTAGGATACGTGTCGGCTACTAAGGAGTACGGCATAAGGGAGAAGGGTGACGAGGAGTTCTGGAAGCGCTACTGGTTTGATAGCGAGACTAGGACGGTCTACTTCATAGGCAAGGACAACATACCGTTCCACGCCATAATACTACCGGCGATGTTCATGGCCAGCGGCGACCCCTACACACTCCCATGGTATATATCCTCTACAGAGTACCTAATGTATGAAGGCGAGCAGTTCTCTAAGAGCCGGCGCTGGGGCATATGGATGGACGAGGCACTAGAGCTTCTACCGGCCGACTACTGGCGTTTTGCACTCATTAAGATGAGGCCCGAGACTAAGGACACCAACTTCACGTGGAGCGAGTTCACTAGGATTGTGAATAGCGATATGAACGATGATATAGGCAACTTTGTACACCGCGTCCTCAAGTTCATAAAGTCGCGGTTCGGAAACAAAGTACCAGAGCCAGGCGAGATTAAAGATCTGGACAAGGAGTACCTCGACTACATACTCGCAGCGCCTAGCAGGGTTGGCAGCTACATAGAGTCCTTCCGGCTCAAACAAGCCCTAGAAGAGGTAGTAGAGCTGGCCAGAAGGGGCAACCAGTACCTAAACGCGAAGGCGCCCTGGGAGAAGATCAAGACTGATCCCCAGGACGCTGCCACAACTATGTATGTGGCCGCCAATGCTGTCGCCGAGCTCGCAGTACTCCTAGCACCGTTCACACCAGACGCCGCCGAGAGGCTATGGAAGATGCTCAACATGGAGGGCTCTGTGCACGAGCCCGGCCGCTGGCTAGAGGCCTCCAAGCCACTGCTCAACCCGGGCCACACGCTAGGAGAGCCGGAGCCACTCTTCCGCAAACTGCCCAGCGACTTCCCCGAAAAGGTGCACGAGCTACTAGCAGAAGCCAGGAAAAAGGTAATGGAGAAACGGCCGCCGCTACTACGCTGGTAG
- a CDS encoding YkgJ family cysteine cluster protein, which translates to MCCYSTEMPLTREDIERIASLGYSPDYFVEHVDGVPRLRNVEGHCVFLDPSTNKCKIYPHRPMGCRLYPLVYVPGEGVDVDPECPKAYTIDRKSVRELAPLVLRLVEMIYGSEKL; encoded by the coding sequence TTGTGCTGCTACTCTACCGAGATGCCTCTCACGAGAGAGGATATCGAGAGAATAGCATCCCTAGGCTATAGCCCAGACTACTTCGTAGAGCATGTGGACGGGGTGCCACGGCTTAGAAACGTTGAAGGCCACTGCGTCTTCCTAGACCCCTCCACTAACAAGTGCAAGATCTACCCTCATCGGCCTATGGGCTGTCGCCTCTACCCGCTAGTATATGTGCCCGGCGAGGGAGTCGATGTGGACCCGGAGTGTCCGAAAGCCTACACCATCGACAGAAAATCCGTTAGAGAGCTTGCTCCCCTAGTCTTACGCTTAGTAGAGATGATATATGGGAGTGAAAAGCTATAG
- a CDS encoding DUF2208 domain-containing protein, translating into MFSERMMLIIGQVYLAILSLVLAIAPKYYMFVFIIYFVAIMALGMYSARSSGGRSVPREEIERARTLLKEDKAFELAMEDEELVKQYAGQAKTMLVMLMLFPVYILLFKSASMYHDEIIARLESMGISSTMAGFMFWLLVFETMFAISQLTRRIVARGGRGQPPLVPHGFRVTEKGIVVKGSFGQVIGFPLPEGSEVRLDEAKNYVEIKYPRGNRVRLYTRKARKLYEYIRRYGLQHDVGEKESANG; encoded by the coding sequence GTGTTCTCGGAGCGAATGATGCTTATTATTGGGCAGGTCTATCTTGCAATACTTTCGCTTGTCCTAGCTATAGCACCAAAATACTATATGTTTGTGTTTATAATATATTTTGTAGCGATAATGGCTCTAGGTATGTATTCTGCACGTAGTAGCGGCGGGAGAAGCGTGCCCAGAGAGGAGATAGAGAGGGCGCGAACACTGCTCAAGGAAGATAAGGCATTTGAACTCGCTATGGAGGACGAGGAGCTAGTAAAGCAGTATGCTGGCCAGGCTAAGACAATGCTGGTAATGCTCATGTTGTTTCCAGTCTACATACTCTTGTTTAAGAGCGCGTCGATGTATCATGACGAGATAATAGCTCGGTTGGAGTCTATGGGGATAAGTAGCACTATGGCAGGGTTCATGTTCTGGCTGCTGGTATTCGAGACTATGTTTGCGATAAGCCAGCTGACAAGACGAATAGTGGCTAGGGGTGGGCGTGGACAACCACCGCTAGTACCCCACGGTTTCCGGGTGACCGAGAAAGGCATCGTAGTAAAGGGGTCTTTCGGGCAGGTTATCGGGTTCCCATTGCCAGAGGGTAGTGAGGTTAGGCTGGACGAGGCTAAGAATTATGTCGAGATCAAGTATCCTCGTGGCAACAGGGTACGGCTCTATACACGCAAGGCGCGAAAACTCTACGAGTATATACGGCGTTATGGCCTACAACATGATGTAGGGGAGAAGGAGTCGGCGAACGGTTAA
- a CDS encoding carbohydrate kinase family protein — MESEAPRHIAVGNLNIDVYMVVDYIPGPDENAVAREAYIGPGGAAANYSVAAARLGHRASLLSHTGRLAEQLGVLGLLWERGVDTSLVKIHDNEMPGIVIVLVAPGGERTMITMRGANNLLRGDEASGAEADVLHVASRGTEVLRRAASTIRSKIVSYDPGGAAARREKSRILEAARELADVLVLNRVEYRLVAGDKPLSEARDLLGGKLKYVIVKKGAEGAILVTRDGLWHVDAFRAGEVVDTTGAGDVFIAVFNSYLIEKSDYITALQAASIAAGIKVTRRGAQSAPSREEIERFLRENPPRVHEYEGGA, encoded by the coding sequence ATGGAGTCAGAGGCTCCGAGACATATAGCTGTAGGCAACCTCAACATAGACGTATACATGGTTGTTGACTACATACCGGGTCCTGACGAGAACGCGGTAGCCAGAGAGGCCTACATTGGGCCTGGCGGGGCTGCGGCAAACTACTCGGTAGCTGCGGCTAGGCTGGGGCACAGAGCGTCTCTCCTCAGCCATACAGGTAGGCTCGCTGAACAGCTCGGTGTTCTAGGGCTGCTATGGGAGCGCGGGGTAGACACGTCACTTGTAAAGATACATGATAACGAGATGCCAGGCATAGTTATAGTCCTAGTAGCTCCTGGCGGAGAGAGGACAATGATAACTATGCGTGGCGCTAACAACCTGCTGAGAGGCGACGAGGCCAGTGGCGCTGAGGCAGATGTCCTACATGTGGCTAGCCGTGGTACAGAAGTACTTCGGCGTGCAGCCTCAACTATACGCTCGAAGATTGTATCCTACGACCCGGGTGGCGCAGCTGCACGTAGAGAGAAATCGCGCATACTAGAAGCTGCACGGGAACTAGCTGATGTGCTGGTCCTTAACCGGGTCGAATACCGGCTTGTAGCTGGGGATAAGCCCCTCAGCGAAGCCCGGGACCTCCTCGGCGGCAAGCTGAAGTATGTCATAGTGAAGAAGGGTGCTGAAGGTGCGATACTCGTAACGCGTGACGGCCTATGGCATGTAGATGCGTTCCGTGCCGGAGAGGTTGTCGACACTACCGGGGCAGGCGACGTGTTCATAGCAGTGTTCAACTCGTACCTAATAGAAAAGAGCGACTATATCACGGCCCTCCAGGCAGCATCAATAGCAGCTGGCATCAAGGTCACACGCAGGGGGGCACAAAGTGCACCAAGCAGAGAAGAGATCGAGAGATTCCTCCGCGAAAACCCGCCGAGGGTCCACGAGTACGAGGGCGGAGCTTAG
- a CDS encoding nicotinate phosphoribosyltransferase: MKRRPRLYVASVDDIRKGRATDVYFARTRRILEAKGLCDTIVRAEFHAYSLPKGYEWAVFAGLEEALAILEGRHVNVYAMREGTIFKPVEPLMVIEGPYCEFAELETAILGALRHETSVATKAARIRLAAGDKTVLFFGLRSVHPALAPMVDRAAYIGGCDSVSGLLSKEFLDLEPRGTMPHALIILFGDPVEAWKAFDEVVEPDVPRIALVDTFYDERYEALLAARTLGSKLFGVRLDTPSSRRGNMRRIVEEIRWTLDIHGYKDVKIIVSGGLDEDSIAELKDLVDAFGVGTSIAFPPSIDISMDIVEVKRDDKWIPITKRGKLPGMKQVYRCKPLNDVIVPWGETPSHVCNDGSEPRPLLEKVMEDGRIVVELPSVKDVREYVLLQLEELSKQ; this comes from the coding sequence ATGAAGAGAAGACCACGCCTCTATGTTGCGAGCGTCGACGACATTCGCAAGGGGCGTGCTACTGATGTCTATTTTGCTAGAACACGGCGCATCCTAGAGGCTAAGGGACTATGCGATACAATAGTAAGGGCGGAATTCCACGCATATAGTCTGCCCAAGGGATATGAATGGGCCGTGTTTGCAGGGCTTGAGGAAGCACTAGCTATTCTCGAAGGAAGACATGTTAATGTCTATGCCATGCGTGAAGGAACCATATTCAAGCCAGTTGAGCCACTAATGGTTATCGAAGGGCCCTACTGTGAGTTCGCAGAACTAGAGACTGCCATATTGGGCGCGCTAAGGCATGAGACAAGTGTCGCTACAAAAGCCGCGCGTATTCGCCTTGCCGCTGGTGATAAGACAGTATTATTCTTCGGGCTACGCTCTGTCCACCCAGCATTAGCGCCCATGGTCGATAGAGCCGCTTATATTGGTGGATGCGACTCTGTCTCGGGGCTACTATCAAAGGAGTTCCTCGACCTTGAGCCCCGTGGCACTATGCCACACGCATTGATAATACTGTTCGGTGACCCCGTTGAGGCCTGGAAGGCGTTTGACGAGGTAGTCGAGCCCGATGTACCGAGAATAGCTCTTGTCGACACCTTCTATGACGAGAGATACGAGGCACTACTAGCTGCCCGTACTCTAGGCAGTAAACTGTTTGGCGTAAGGCTGGACACACCAAGTAGCCGAAGAGGCAACATGCGCCGGATTGTTGAAGAGATACGTTGGACACTAGATATTCATGGCTATAAGGATGTGAAAATAATAGTTAGCGGCGGCCTCGACGAGGATAGTATAGCGGAGCTTAAAGATCTCGTAGACGCGTTCGGCGTTGGAACTTCGATAGCATTCCCCCCAAGCATCGACATTAGCATGGACATCGTAGAGGTGAAGCGGGATGATAAGTGGATACCTATAACAAAACGTGGAAAGCTTCCAGGCATGAAGCAAGTGTATCGCTGCAAACCCTTAAACGACGTAATCGTCCCGTGGGGCGAGACCCCCAGCCACGTTTGCAACGATGGCTCTGAACCCCGCCCGCTCCTAGAGAAAGTTATGGAGGACGGCAGAATCGTGGTGGAATTGCCTAGTGTAAAGGATGTGAGAGAATATGTACTATTACAGCTTGAGGAGCTTAGCAAGCAATAA
- a CDS encoding MBL fold metallo-hydrolase has protein sequence MTELRVRIIGADSFGSRSMATVVEAGGVKIFVDPGVSFAPRRYGLPPHPVELRRLEEIRERIYRELEDTDIIVITHYHYDHYLYHGEEAELYRGKVLLVKHPTSNINVSQRIRAHRLLKRSRVAELAKEVVHIDNNVYVVDRGLEIHGSPPMPHGPDGTKLGYVVMVMIKCCDSSFVHASDIQGPISSRPLEVLSKWRPDIVFLSGPPTYFDGYKIDAESVKKGLENLKTLCRVARDAVVADHHFARDIEYPRHLEALRASCGRILSAAEFMGVSYEPLEALRKELWRSGGEAANSDRAS, from the coding sequence TTGACGGAGCTACGGGTAAGGATAATCGGTGCTGACAGCTTCGGCTCCCGCTCAATGGCCACGGTAGTCGAGGCTGGCGGCGTCAAGATATTTGTAGACCCTGGCGTGAGCTTTGCGCCCCGTCGCTACGGTCTCCCACCGCATCCTGTCGAGCTTAGGAGGCTCGAAGAGATACGGGAACGCATATATCGCGAGCTAGAGGATACCGATATAATTGTTATCACGCACTACCATTACGACCACTACCTGTACCACGGTGAAGAAGCTGAGCTATACCGTGGCAAAGTGCTACTAGTGAAGCATCCTACGAGCAACATAAATGTGAGCCAGCGTATCCGTGCTCATCGCTTGTTGAAGCGCAGCCGTGTAGCCGAGCTAGCTAAGGAAGTAGTACACATTGACAACAACGTCTACGTGGTGGACAGGGGGCTGGAGATACACGGCTCACCGCCCATGCCTCACGGCCCTGACGGCACAAAGCTAGGCTACGTTGTCATGGTTATGATTAAGTGCTGTGATTCATCCTTCGTCCACGCCTCAGATATCCAGGGGCCCATTTCCTCTAGGCCTTTAGAGGTGCTCAGCAAGTGGCGTCCAGACATCGTGTTTCTAAGCGGGCCTCCAACCTATTTTGATGGATACAAGATAGACGCGGAGAGCGTCAAAAAGGGGCTCGAGAATCTAAAAACGCTTTGCCGCGTCGCCAGAGACGCAGTGGTGGCTGACCACCATTTCGCAAGAGACATAGAGTACCCCCGGCATCTTGAAGCACTACGGGCCTCATGTGGGAGGATACTATCAGCGGCTGAGTTCATGGGTGTAAGCTATGAGCCTCTCGAAGCCCTCCGTAAAGAACTATGGAGATC
- the gcvPB gene encoding aminomethyl-transferring glycine dehydrogenase subunit GcvPB, with translation MIPGARSGWRQARWSEPLVYELGSPDNSGFIRPYSDEDAELERVLGATPEEKLGRMLRDRVPEIPGLSEIEVVRHFTRLSQMSYGVDVGPVPLGSCTMKYNPKISEDIARDPRIRYLHPYQDPDTVQGLLEMLYLLERWLAELTGMDRCSLQTPAGAAGELAGALMIRKYFMDRGEDRDEMLIPDSAHGTNPASAAMAGFKVVRIPTSENGTVDMEALDAALSERTAGIMLTNPNTLGIFEDQILEIADKLHSIGALLYYDGANLNGIMGIVRPGDMGFDIIHLNLHKTFGAPHGGGGPGAGVVCARGELVDYLPRPLIAKKGDRYYWDYECEKCIGRIRMFYGNIAPLVKAFIYIAMLGGEGLREAAIQSVINTNYFIALMGGVDGYELPYDPERPRKHELVLSAKPLKQETGVTAEDIAKALLDRGLHAPTIYFPLIVDEALMIEFTESEPRRQIEEYAVALQEIAREARRNPSALKQLPKNTSIGRLDNVYANHPRSVTPTFRVLRRRLQGEQLSL, from the coding sequence ATGATCCCTGGAGCAAGGAGTGGCTGGAGACAGGCAAGATGGAGCGAGCCCCTGGTATACGAGCTAGGAAGCCCCGACAACTCCGGGTTCATACGTCCCTACAGCGACGAAGACGCAGAGCTAGAACGCGTACTCGGCGCTACGCCAGAGGAGAAGCTCGGCCGTATGCTCCGGGATAGGGTCCCGGAGATACCGGGGCTTAGCGAGATAGAGGTTGTACGCCACTTTACGCGGCTAAGCCAGATGAGCTACGGCGTAGACGTAGGCCCCGTGCCACTAGGCTCGTGCACTATGAAGTACAACCCTAAGATAAGCGAGGATATAGCTAGGGACCCTCGAATACGCTACCTACATCCATACCAGGACCCCGACACGGTGCAAGGCCTCCTTGAGATGCTCTACCTCCTTGAGCGCTGGCTCGCAGAGCTGACCGGCATGGATAGGTGCAGCCTACAGACCCCTGCCGGCGCTGCTGGAGAGCTGGCAGGAGCACTAATGATACGCAAATACTTCATGGACCGAGGCGAGGACCGTGATGAGATGCTTATCCCGGACTCCGCCCACGGCACTAACCCCGCTAGCGCCGCCATGGCGGGGTTCAAGGTAGTAAGGATACCGACTTCAGAGAATGGAACCGTGGACATGGAGGCACTGGATGCCGCGTTATCCGAGCGGACTGCCGGCATAATGCTGACAAACCCCAACACACTCGGCATCTTCGAGGACCAGATACTAGAGATAGCAGACAAGCTGCACAGCATAGGTGCACTCCTATACTACGACGGTGCCAACCTTAACGGCATAATGGGTATCGTGCGGCCTGGCGACATGGGCTTCGACATAATACACCTGAACCTCCACAAGACCTTCGGCGCGCCGCACGGCGGCGGAGGGCCGGGTGCAGGCGTCGTATGTGCACGGGGAGAGCTCGTCGACTATCTTCCAAGACCACTCATAGCTAAGAAGGGTGACCGCTACTACTGGGACTATGAGTGCGAGAAATGCATAGGAAGGATACGCATGTTCTATGGCAACATAGCGCCGTTGGTAAAAGCCTTCATATACATAGCCATGCTGGGAGGAGAGGGGCTCCGGGAGGCCGCGATACAGAGCGTTATCAACACTAACTACTTCATAGCCCTTATGGGGGGAGTTGACGGCTACGAGCTCCCGTACGACCCGGAGAGGCCGAGGAAGCACGAGCTAGTACTCTCAGCTAAACCACTAAAACAAGAGACAGGAGTCACAGCCGAAGACATAGCGAAGGCACTGCTCGATAGAGGTCTACACGCGCCGACAATATACTTCCCACTTATAGTGGACGAGGCGCTTATGATAGAGTTCACGGAGTCGGAGCCAAGACGCCAGATAGAGGAGTACGCCGTCGCGCTCCAGGAGATAGCCAGGGAGGCCCGCCGCAACCCCTCAGCGCTCAAGCAGCTGCCAAAGAACACTTCCATAGGGAGGCTAGACAATGTGTACGCCAACCACCCGCGTAGCGTCACGCCGACATTCCGCGTACTTCGGAGAAGGCTACAGGGAGAGCAATTATCGCTATAG